A part of Mesoplodon densirostris isolate mMesDen1 chromosome 10, mMesDen1 primary haplotype, whole genome shotgun sequence genomic DNA contains:
- the ENPP4 gene encoding bis(5'-adenosyl)-triphosphatase ENPP4 has product MFTMKLLLIFLFSGLITGCRVNSSCTLPPKLLLVSFDGFRADYLHNYEFPHLQNFIKEGVLVEQVKNVFITKTFPNHYSIVTGLYEESHGIVANSMYDVITKKHFSDINDKDPFWWNEAVPIWVTNQLQENRSSAAAMWPGTDVPIHNTTPSYFMNYSPSVSFEERLSNVSTWLSNSNPPVTFAALYWEEPDASGHKYGPEDKENMRRVLKEIDDHIGELVHKLKVLGLWEDLNVIITSDHGMTQCSKDKLINLDLCIDPSDYTLIDLTPVAAILPKINRTKVYNKLKICDPHMNVYLKEDIPARFHYQHNDRIQPIILVADEGWTIVLNKSSPKLGDHGYDNSLPSMNPFLAAHGPAFHKGYQHSTINIVDIYPMMCHILGLKPHPNNGTFGHTKCLLVDQWCINLPEAIGIVIGALLVLTTLTCLIIIMQNRLSGPRPFSRLQLQDDDDDPLIG; this is encoded by the exons ATGTTCACTATGAAGTTATTgctgatatttttgttttctggacTTATAACTGGTTGTAGAGTGAACTCTTCCTGTACTTTGCCACCCAAGTTACTACTGGTATCCTTTGATGGCTTCAGAGCTGACTATCTACACAACTATGAATTTCCTCATCTCCAGAATTTTATCAAAGAAGGTGTCTTGGTAGAGCAGGTTAAAAATGTCTTTATCACAAAAACATTTCCAAACCACTACAGCATTGTGACAGGCCTGTATGAAGAAAGCCATGGCATTGTGGCTAATTCCATGTATGATGTCATcacaaagaaacatttttctgACATTAATGACAAGGATCCTTTTTGGTGGAATGAGGCAGTCCCTATTTGGGTGACCAATCAGCTTCAGGAAAACAGATCAAGTGCTGCTGCTATGTGGCCTGGTACCGACGTGCCCATTCACAATACCACACCTTCCTATTTCATGAATTACAGCCCCTCAGTGTCATTTGAGGAGAGACTCAGTAATGTCTCCACGTGGCTGAGCAATTCGAACCCACCTGTCACCTTTGCAGCACTCTATTGGGAAGAGCCAGACGCAAGTGGCCACAAATATGGCCctgaagataaagaaaacatgcGCCGAGTGTTGAAAGAAATAGATGACCATATCGGTGAGCTAGTTCACAAACTCAAGGTGTTAGGACTCTGGGAAGACCTTAATGTGATCATTACAAGTGATCATGGGATGACCCAGTGTTCTAAGGACAAGCTGATAAACTTGGATCTCTGCATCGACCCCTCAGACTACACTCTTATAGACTTGACCCCAGTTGCTGCAATACTTcccaaaataa aCAGAACAAAGgtttataacaaactgaaaatcTGTGACCCTCACATGAATGTTTATCTCAAAGAAGACATTCCTGCCAGGTTTCATTACCAACATAACGATCGAATTCAACCTATTATTTTGGTTGCTGATGAAGGCTGGACAATTGTGCTAAATAAATCATCACCAAAAT TAGGTGACCATGGTTATGATAATTCTTTGCCTAGTATGAATCCGTTTCTAGCTGCCCACGGTCCTGCATTTCACAAAGGCTACCAGCACAGCACCATTAACATTGTGGATATTTATCCAATGATGTGCCACATCCTGGGATTAAAGCCACATCCCAATAATGGAACCTTTGGTCATACTAAGTGTTTGTTAGTGGACCAGTGGTGCATTAATCTCCCAGAAGCCATAGGGATTGTTATCGGTGCGCTCTTGGTCTTAACCACTCTGACCTGCCTCATCATAATCATGCAGAATAGACTCTCTGGACCCCGGCCATTTTCCCGACTTCAGCtacaagatgatgatgatgatcctTTAATTGGGTGA
- the ENPP5 gene encoding ectonucleotide pyrophosphatase/phosphodiesterase family member 5, producing MTSKLLWVSFILAALTLSITFSLQPDQPKVLLVSFDGFRWDYLYRVPTPHFHHVKDYGVHVKQVTNIFITKTYPNHYSLVTGLFAENHGIVANDMFDPVLNKSFSSDNMNIYDSEFWEGATPIWITNQRAGHTSGAAMWPGTDVKIHKSFPTYYMPYNESVSFEERVAKIIEWFTSKEPINLGLLYWEEPDDMGHHLGPDSPLMGPVISDIDQRLGYLIRMLKKAKLWNILNLIITSDHGMAQCSEERIIELDQYLDKDHYTLIDQSPVAAILPKEGRFDEVYEALAHAHPNLTVYKKEEIPERWHYKYNSRIQPILAVADEGWYILQNKSDDFQLGNHGYDNALAEMHPMFLAHGPAFRKNFTKEAMNSTDLYPLLCHLLSITAVPHNGSLRNVQDLLRSPTPSASPYTQSPPLLHGTVKPRENEQEEPYAYSIGVSLGSIIVIVFFIIFIKHLIRSQIPALPDFQAEISQPLLQA from the exons ATGACTTCAAAACTTCTCTGGGTGTCCTTCATACTTGCTGCATTGACACTTTCAATTACGTTTTCTCTCCAACCAGACCAGCCAAAGGTTCTACTAGTTTCATTTGATGGATTCCGTTGGGATTACTTATACAGAGTTCCAACACCCCATTTTCATCATGTTAAAGATTATGGTGTCCACGTGAAGCAAgttactaatatttttattacaaagaCCTACCCTAACCATTATAGTTTGGTAACTGGCCTCTTTGCCGAGAATCATGGCATTGTGGCAAATGACATGTTTGATCCTGTTCTGAACAAATCTTTCTCCTCGGATAATATGAACATTTATGATTCTGAGTTTTGGGAAGGAGCAACGCCAATATGGATCACAAATCAGAGGGCAGGACATACGAGTGGTGCAGCCATGTGGCCTGGAACAGATGTCAAAATACATAAAAGCTTTCCTACTTACTATATGCCTTACAATGAGTCTGTTTCATTCGAAGAGAGAGTTGCCAAAATTATTGAATGGTTTACATCGAAAGAGCCCATCAATCTTGGTCTTCTCTATTGGGAAGAACCTGATGATATGGGCCACCATTTGGGACCAGACAGCCCACTCATGGGGCCTGTCATTTCAGATATTGACCAGAGGTTAGGGTATCTCATACGAATGCTGAAAAAGGCAAAGTTGTGGAACATTCTCAACCTAATTATCACAAGTGATCACGGAATGGCGCAGTGTTCTGAGGAAAGGATCATAGAGCTTGACCAGTATCTGGATAAAGACCACTATACCCTGATTGACCAGTCGCCGGTGGCAGCCATCTTGCCCAAAGAAG GCAGATTTGATGAAGTCTATGAAGCACTAGCTCATGCTCATCCTAATCTGACTGTTTACAAAAAAGAAGAGATTCCAGAAAGATGGCATTACAAATACAACAGTCGAATTCAGCCAATTCTCGCAGTGGCTGACGAAGGGTGGTATATTTTACAGAATAAGTCAGATGACTTTCAGT TAGGCAACCACGGTTATGACAATGCATTAGCAGAAATGCATCCCATGTTTTTAGCCCACGGTCCTGCCTTCCGAAAGAATTTCACAAAAGAGGCCATGAACTCAACAGATCTGTACCCCCTGCTCTGCCACCTCCTCAGTATCACTGCAGTGCCACACAACGGGTCACTCAGGAACGTCCAGGATCTGCTCCGTTCACCAACTCCAAGTGCAAGTCCTTATACACAGAGCCCGCCTCTCCTCCATGGTACTGTCAAACCAAGAGAAAATGAACAAGAGGAGCCATATGCTTACTCCATAGGGGTCTCTCTCGGTAGCATTATagttattgtgttttttatcattttcattaaacatttaattCGCAGTCAAATACCTGCCTTACCAGATTTTCAGGCTGAAATATCTCAACCATTATTACAAGCCTGA